The Amycolatopsis nigrescens CSC17Ta-90 genomic interval CGCCTGCCCGCGCAGCACCGAGGAGACCATCGCCGCCGTCCGGTCGCTGGTGCGCGACGATGCGGGCCGGTCGGCCAGCACGACCGTCGTGACGGCGGGACGGGCCATCACCGTGCAGGTGGTCGGGGTCGGGAACGTGGTGCACGGCCGGCTGGCCGTGGTCGCCGACGAGCCGCTCGGCCACGTCGACCAGGTGCTGCTCGGGCACGCGGCCTCGCTGCTCGCCTTGGACCGCGAGAAGCCGCTCCGGTTGCGCACCGAGCGCAACCGGCTGGGCACCATGCTGCTCGGCCTCCTGCTGCAGGATCCGGCGAACGAGCGGCGGCTCCGGCCCCAGCTTGCCGATCTCGTCGATCCCGGCCGTGGCGTCCGGGTGCTGGTAGTGCTGACGGGCGACCCGCGTGCCGCACTCGACGTGATCGACACCGGCCTGGCCGAACGCGGACTGCCGTTGGTCGCGCAGGAGGCCGACGGCGAAGCGGTGATCCTGCTGCCCGGCGAGATCACGCGGGAGTCGGTGGCCGAGCTGCTGGCAGGCCAAGCCCTGCGAGCCGGGCTCAGTGCGGCGCACCCGCTGGACGAGCTTCGGCAGGCGCTGGCCCGCGCCCGGCTGGCCGCGGCCGGGGCGGACCCCGGCGCCGGTCCCGCCGAGTTCGGCGGACTGGCCGGCGCGGCACTGCTGAGGACACCGGCCAGCCGGGAGGTGCTGGACTCGGTCGCCTCGGGCACGATCGCGAAACTCGAGGCGCACGACCCGGCGCTGGTCACGTCGTTGCGGGCGTTCCTGGAGGCCAACGGCCAGTGGGAGACCGCGGCGGCCGTGGTCGGAGTGCACCGGCACACCCTGCGCAACCGGCTGGACCGGGTCGAGCGGCTGCTCGGCTGCGACCTCGGCTCGGCCAGGGTGCGTGCCGAGCTGCTGTTCGCCGCGCTGGCGTGGGAGAGCCGGGCGGCTCAGCGGTAGGCGGGAAGGCCGGTGAGCGCCTGGCCGAT includes:
- a CDS encoding PucR family transcriptional regulator; this encodes MNVSLRWLLDRPELGLTLVAGKNGLDRPLLFAHSIDLPDPGPWLTGGELILTTGAPLSDQPERQREYVHGVHRAGVAALGFGTGLSHDTIPPAVLAAADELGLPVLEVPLPTPFAAITKAVLDRLAEQRYEAVLRVSRAQPRMTRAALRGGAAAIVRELSTATGAATLFLGAGQQVEAACPRSTEETIAAVRSLVRDDAGRSASTTVVTAGRAITVQVVGVGNVVHGRLAVVADEPLGHVDQVLLGHAASLLALDREKPLRLRTERNRLGTMLLGLLLQDPANERRLRPQLADLVDPGRGVRVLVVLTGDPRAALDVIDTGLAERGLPLVAQEADGEAVILLPGEITRESVAELLAGQALRAGLSAAHPLDELRQALARARLAAAGADPGAGPAEFGGLAGAALLRTPASREVLDSVASGTIAKLEAHDPALVTSLRAFLEANGQWETAAAVVGVHRHTLRNRLDRVERLLGCDLGSARVRAELLFAALAWESRAAQR